Genomic segment of Canis lupus dingo isolate Sandy chromosome 9, ASM325472v2, whole genome shotgun sequence:
TACGGACAACAGCTGGGTCTGACGTGGAGCCCGGCCTCCAATGCCATGGGGCACAAGAGGACACCCAGAAACATTCATGATACCAACTCCCCAGACTCAGAAACTGGTCTGCCTGTGGCCCTGGGGCCAGGGCAAATATGACCACAGTGGCCAGTGGCTCAGAAGGGGGAGTTCATGCCCAGCTTGGTTTCAAACTGCAGTTTCTGCCGCTTCTGGTAGCGAACCCGGACCCTGGTGGGGCAGGAAATGAAAAGCACAGGTTAGAGCACagggcaggaccccagggatGGAGGGAAGTACAGGCCGCGGCCAAGTGGGAGAACAATGCCCAGGACGCTACAGGCCTCAAGAATGCGCCCGACCCCAGAGGGAGGCCCGGCCGTGGCTCACCGAATCTCATGCAGCTTCACGATCTCATTGGTGACCACCACAAGGACCAAGGAGAGGCAGCCCAGGAGCCACGTCAGCAGAGGCACGTCCTCCAGGCCAAAGTGGACTTGGCTGTCCCTGTGCGTCCACAGCTGCAAGTCCACTGCTGTCTGGACCACCTGCcccaggaggctgcagggagAGGCGGCAGCCCGCATGAGCCTGGGTCTTCTTGCTTCCTTCCCTGCTTTTCTCAGTTCGAGCAGCTAAAGGAAGGCAGTACTCCACCTCTGCCTTAACTCCTGGAAGCAGGACTTCGAAGCACAGTCCTGCCAaagcccccgcccctgcccccgccccgtccACAGATACTCACACCACAGGCACCGTCATGGCCCACCAGAGGTTTGTCAAGGGGCTCTTTCTCCACAGGGGCTTGGTGCGATGCACATGGGTGATAGAAATGAAGACTGGAGAAAACAGGGTCAGTGGGGGGCATCAGATGTCCTGCCACCACCGGAGGCCCTGCCCACAGGGCACCCCACCAGCCACCTCTGGcccctccctgggagcccctcacCTGTGTGCAGGACGATCAGGGCGGCCGTGAGCTTCTGAGCCGTCAGCAGCCCATTGGCAAAATCATCAAACCAGGCCGGAGCTGTGTCAGCATGGCTGCCAAAGCAAGGGGTGGACTCAGCGCCCCCTGGGCCCCAGGAAAGTGGGCAGGCAGAGGTGTAGGTGGAGGGGTAGGGTCAGGACCCACCTGGGCAGCATGATGGAGGAGCAGTTGGTGAGGTTGCGGGCTCGGGAGCTGTCACAGAAGCTCTGCAGCGTGAAGCCAAAGCAGATGAGGCACGAGCTGATGGTGAGGCTGAATTTGAGcaagaagcagaggaggaagtaGTGCTGGGTCTGCAGAAAGAAGGGAGGCCTGTCACTCCCACGGCGGCAGCCCCTCTGGCACCGGGCTCAGCAGCCTCTTCAGGAAACGGGCAGACCCAGGGCAAGAGGATCCTTCTCAGCTCTGTACCACCACCTCCCTTTTGGTTCAGGGGAGTTCTGATGGAAGCCTCTCTCTCCCCGAAGGCTCGGCCCCCTCCACACCCATAGTCCTCAGGAAAAGCCCAGGCTCACAGGACTCCCCGTTGCTTACCTTCTTAGGAATGGACTGAAGGTTCTTTCCTGTGGCCATAGACATGATGGAACTGTGGGGCGGCTTCCCCAACAGAGAGATGCTGAAAAGGATGGACTTGGTGAAGGGTGGTGGCTGTGACCCTCTGTCCCCCGATTCCCACTTGGGAAGAAGCCTTTGGGGAATTTTAGGAATGAGGACAGGTCTGAGGGGAGATGTGACAAGACAAGGGAgagcgcccccaccccgccccagggcCTCCTGTGCCAGGGGACATGAGCACTGAGCGGAACCTGGGCTCCTGAGGCTGCTCGGTGAcatcccagccctgcctgcctggaTATGGATGGGCAGCATGACCCTCACCTGAGCAGAGGGTAGCAAAAGCAGGACAGCCACAGGATGTCGGTGGTGCTCAGCAGCGGTGGCAGCTGAACCAGGCAAGAGAGGAACTAGACCAGGAAAGCCCAGGAAGCAGGATTAGATTCTGGCAAACTTGCCCCGTGCCCAGATGGCCAGAGGAGCTAGGGCCGCAGGGGCCAGTTCTGCCAATGGGGTCATCTCCTCAAGTCCAGGGGTTCCAGAGGCTAGGGGCCCTCTAGGCTGTGCTGCATCTCCCAGCCTGCCACCTTGGACTTTCAGCCAGCCCTTGAgtggagaagcagggagggatGGGCAATGCCCATGCAGACCCCACCTCACCTGGATGACCACGAGAGTCAGCTGGCACTgcagcaggaagaggaagcaCTTGCGAATGCCGTAGGTGGCGTGCCGAGCCTAGGGACCAGGAGGGACAGATTGTGGCCGGGCCTACAGCCGACAAATCTCAGCCCAGAGCCAGATGCCCCAGATGCTCCTGCTAGGAAAGGGTGGGGGCAAATAAAACTGCCTGGGAAAGCCTCTCTTGGAGGGCAGTCAGCCCTTGGGGGCCCAGATAGATCCCGTGTCACCATTCCCCACTCTGCAggctccccatccctgccccctccacctgcttgaGCCCCTACCTGCTCAATGAGCCGGATGATGCTTATGGTCTCCTCCTGGCGAAAGGTCAGGGAGCAGGGCAGGCTGTTGAGCTGCCCTGAGAGCTGGAGGGGAGAAAGGCCATCCGAGGCCTGGGCCATGCTGGTGCTGGTGGCGTAGCCAAAGGTCTCCCAGGAGCAGCGGGATGGGTACAGAGGATCCAGGGCAATGCTGCTCAGTGCAAGGGGAAAGCACACCCATGAGCTACACTCTGTGAAGACCCCACCTCCCGTGGGACTAGGCAAGCACCTGTCGCCTCTCCTCTCATCGTGCCCAGGCCCCTCATTCCCAGCCATAGCATGATCAGCCATGAAATATGCCCCAGCCTCATGCAAGCCCCCAATCTGGGGCATCACCCTGACCTGATGTCACTCTGGAGGAAAAGGCAACTGTTCCTCAGGTTGGCAGAGCTGCCCAGGCAGCAGGTCACCTCCCCATATTCCTGCATGATCTTGATCATCTCACACATGGCTGAGGGGGCAGAGTTGGGGGGCACAAGAGTCAGGCAGGTggagccctgtgtgaggctctgAGCAGAGACCCACAGGACAACAGAACAGGAAACAGGGGAAGGGAGCCCCTCTTTGGGACAGTCCTCCCCTCATCCCAGAATATGAATGTCAAGTGACTGACAGTCACTTCTGAGCCCTAGAATGGGACACCCACAGTTCCCGCCCCCTATGTTCCCTGGTTCATCCCAGCTCAGGTTTGTTCTGCTCCCAGCATGGTACATCATCTCCTGCGGAGCCGCCAGGTGCCTGGGTCTCCTCGGTCGCCATGGCCACAGTACTCACTCTCAGGGGTACAGTCGGTGAACAGGGGTACTAGCAGGGGCACGTTGTCAATGTTCTGCAGGTGGGGGCGCACCTGGTGGATGCCGCGTGGCAGCTTGGCCTGGAGGAAGCACAGATGTCAGTAGCCTCAGGCTGGGGAGGTGGTCCCTGCCCCCCTTCTCTGGACCAGTCATTGGACTACTTCGGGAGACAAAGGGGTGCAGACCATGCCATCATACCCGGTTGCAGTCCTCCAGGAAGCTGGGGAGGTCGCTGTCCGTAGGCTGGAAGCTAATGAGGTCTGAGTGACCCTCCTCCTCCATTAAGAGGAGTCCTTCCGCATCATCTCGGGACACTGTGGGGATGAAACCCTGTCCTTCACCTTGGAGtcagccttcttttttttgtttttttttgtttgtttgtttttttaatattttatttattcatgagagacacagagaaagaggcagagacacaggcagaaggagaagcgggctccctatggggagcccgatgtgggactcaatcccaggaccctgggatcatgccctgagctgaagtaagatgctcaatcactgagccacccaggtgtccctggagtcAGCCTTCTAAGGGCTGTTCCTTGCCCGGAAGAAAGCAAAGAACCTTCTGCTTCCGGGTCTCCTCTCTTCCACTGTCAACTGTTGTTACCACAGGGAGACCAGAGCCATTTTTCAAGGGAATGTACTTATTAGGAGGGATCAATGGAGGCTCTTTCTAGCTATACCTCTAAAGAAGGGGAGCCATCCACAACCCCCTTGACCCCACCGCAAACCTGTGCCATTACCCTGATTCAGGtcatcatgcagggagccggcATGGCTAGGGCTGGAAGGGGGGATCTCAGAGCCAGGCATGTCACCATTGGGCGTGAGGGAGATGTGACAGTTCCAGCCTGTCTCCAGGCCCATCTTTTCTGCAAACACCTGCAAAAGGCAGATGGCAACGAACAGATGGTCCCATGCACCCATGGGCGAAAGGGTcggtggaggcagagggggatGTCTCTCCCCACCTTGCTTTTGAGCTCGTCCTCCAAAGAGAAGTAGACAAAGCGGATGCAGGCATTGACCAGCCCGTCGATGAGGCGCACAATGTCCAGCCGGGCCTGGTACTGAGAGGACACCATGCCCATGAAGATCTGGCCACTCAGGGCCTGCATGCAGTCTTCCTTCTCCAGCACCTCCCCGATCCCTTCTTCAGGTAGGCATGAGGCACAAAGCCCGGCCGGGACACCCAGGAACCAGCAGATTCCAGGAGGCAGCCCAGGCCACACACACAGATGCCACACCCAAGTCAATGAGCATGTGGGCCCCGGGGGACCACACACAGCCACGCGCGCACAAACACACAGCCAAGACGCACAAAGGAACCAACAGACACAGGAGAAAAGACAATGAAAGGTACTCATCAGTCAGGTGATGATGCTAAGAAGTAACAATAGAGCCCAGCCCTGGTCCAGGGCTAGCGGGCTGCCCTCACTCTCAGCAATGGCCTCAATTCATGGTCTTTTGGGCCATAAGACCATGTGAGTCTGTCTGTTGGGTGGAATGAGGAGGGGTGGAATGGGGAGGGGTAgaatggggaggggtggggtggttCTGAGTCCCTCTGTCCCAGCAGGTTTGTAACCAGGCCTTTTATCTGATCAAATAAGGCTAACGTTCTATAAATACAGCTGCTTTATAACTTTCAGAGATAGCTCTTTGCTATCCCATCAGAGGGTCACGAGAAACCGGTGAGAAGGGCAGAGCAGGCACCTAATTACCCATGAGAAGGCTAAGGGACTCGTCCACGTTGCCAGACAACAGGTGCCATCTTGATGCTCCAGGGCCAGTGCTATGCCCACCGTTCCTTCTACTATGACGGATTCTGTGGCCCTCCAGAAGCCCTCCCCTGTAGGGCCCCCAACGGGACAGGCGTGCACAATACCGTCAGAGCTCCAGCTGTTGCGGCGCGTGCTCAGCTTGAGGGGGATGGTGCTGGGCAGCTCACACATGGTGAAGATGCTGCTCTGGCCAGGCGCCTGCACCAGCTCGATGCACTTGCCATTGAGCTGAGAGGACAGGGCACAGCTCATGGGCTTATAGGCGAAGGCAGAGCAGTAACCAGACAGGCAGGCTCGCTGGTAAAAATCCAGCACTTTCTTTCTACCAGAGAAGCAGGGAAGAAGTGAGGCGAGGGGTCCTGAGATGCCCCCAGGCCTGTGAGCCAGGCAAGCAGACGGCCAGGGCCGTGTGCCACCAGCACGAGGGGTGCTTGCTTCCTCACCCACCTGTCAGAACCGGAAAGCGGATAGATGTCCGCCCCATCCCAGAAGTCTGTACAGGCCTCTAAGACCACGTCGGCTGTGCCATGAGACAGCATCTGTTctgtgcctggggtggggagggggaggacgaGGCCGAATGTTAGTGCCTGCCACTGCTGCCTCTCACTCCCGCCTCAGCTACCACCCTGCTGTCCTCGAGAAGGGTGCCAGGGAGCCCCTGGGGAATAGAATGTCCCAGGTCTATGTGGGCTTGCCACCCTTCAGACGGTCCCCAACCCCTGTGGCCACCACCATCCCAGCACCAGTCCCGAAATCCAATCCCTGCCACATCTGAGGAAGACTAGGAAGCAGTCTAGGGCTCATCTGCCCAGGGCCCCCTAAAAAGGGACACCTAAAAGCAGCCCCGCCCTGCCAAGCTCCAGGAAAGTCTGGCCTAATGCCGGCCAAGTGCGGAAGGCTCACTCGTGGTGGTGTCCTTGATGAAGAGACTAATCATATGGCTGAGGGGGGGACGCCGCTTGGTGACACAGGAGAGCCTCCCCAGTGAGGTCTCCTTCACCATCTCAGCACTGGGGAGGCGGTAGAGTGCAAGGTGGTTCTCCTGCTTGAAGAGCTCCTTGGCCCCGGGGGTGAAGCCTGCAGGGGGAGAGATGCCAACTTGGAGTGTCTGGGGGGAAGTGCACAGCACCTGGACCTCCCTCTCTTGCAGGGACAGACAACCCCAGTCAGGCTGGGCTGGTTCCCTCCCCCTATTCATCCCACCATTGGCTATGTCCCCAGACTAGGAAGCACTGTGGAACAGCGCCCAGTTAAAGGGGGTGGTCAGAAGCTGAAAGGGCTGACAGTGCGCTTCACGGGCACCAGCCTGCTTGGGGTCAGTGGCGGGCACAGCATGGCCCCCCATCCTGCCAGCGTACCTATGAGTCGGGCGAGCTCGCAGAGGCCCCAGGGCACATGCACAGGCAGGACGGCGCTGTGGCTCTCCTGTAGGGCGATGTTGCACAGATGGTCCGAGAACCGGCACAGACGCTCAGTGACGCTGGCGTTACACAGGTTCAGCAGCACGTTGAGACCCAGGGGCTTCAGGGAGGTGAGGTGGAGCTGCCAGTTGGAGTCATCGAACTGGATGCAGGAGGGGTTCTGCTGGTCCTGTGACAGGCTCAGCATCTCCAAGTGGTAGTCACACACAAAGTCTTCTGCTTCATAGGGCTCGCCCTCCAGCCCAGGCTGGGTGTCAGGGAAAtgtggcaggtggggaggggagcctcAGACTGGGAAGGTTCCGGGGTGGCCCCGGGAGAAGGCACCCCCTTCCCAGTGAGCAGCATGCTCATGCCCACGCTCTCCTCATCCCTCCCCCAAATCCTCTCCCTGTCCTTGGTGGACTTTGGCTTCTCCTAGGATCGATGCCCAGCAATGGTGGTACCTAAGAAAAGGATGCCCAGAGCAAGGAGGGAACAACAAAAGATCTCTTTCAGACGGGGTTGGGAGTGTATTTTAGAGGGAGCCACCAGCTTTCTGTATTTAGGTTATGACGAGAAGGAAGGGCCTTGCCCCAACCAGTTACCACCTGTAAGacccagaaagggagaaagggccTACTTCTGGAAGGGCCCCAGGCCCTGGATGAGGCCTCAGGAGGCCAAGCCTGGAGGCCTGAGCATGGAGGCCACGACATCTCAGGATGGGCTGCACCCCTTGGCCCCTGCGGCGGGGAGGCCAGGACACCCTGTGCCtgctctcccctttcctctcacCTTGCCAGGCTCTTCTTCACCGCCCTCCGTGTCCCTGCTGAAGCTCACATTGGAGCCAGATGGGTGTTTGTTGCGGCCATGTGCTTTGTGGTGAGAGTAGAATTCAGGGGGCTTGGGACCGTCACCAGGCCAGTCGCCACGTTCCTGCTCATTGGAAAGGTGCAGGGTAGTGTTCAGGGAACCGGCCAGGAGGGCATCTCGCTCGTGGGGCTGAGGAGAACAAGGAACACAGGCCTCGGACCAGGGTCCCGCTGGCTGCCATGGACCGGGGAGACGGGGCAGGTAtgtcctctccctgcctgctgtGGTGGCTCTGCCTGAACTGCCCAGAAGCAGATCCTAACTGTGCCTGagcctttcttctccctcctagCCTTGCCCTCCCTGAGGCCACTGGCCGGGCCCAGAGCTGGGTCCCCGGGAGCCGGCCGTACCTCCTCCTCTACCTCGGGATGGCAGAAGGAGCGGGTGGACAGGTCATCTGTTAGGTCCTCATGGCTGCTGTGTGGGGGCTCCACTTTCCCACTAAAGAACAGCACAGTCTCTGGGCTGGGGTTGGGCCATGACAGGATCCCCTGTTTGTCCACACAGCACAGGACctggagggagagatggggatcGGAAAGAGCGCTTGGCATCCTCCAACCCATCAGGGTCCACTCCAGTGGCAGACAGGCACCCAGACACAGCCAGGCAGCAGGCCAGCTGAGGCGGGGGTCCTCCCTCAGGGCCCCCCTCACCGTGACGGAGCCCAAGCTGTGCAGCAGGCTGGAGCTATGGCTCAGAGTCGGTGATGTCCCTTGGATCACCCGCAGGAAGTGGCCCCAAATGCATCGTAGCATTTCCTGGTGGGAGAGACAAAGTCCATGTTATTTCCCTAGAGATAGCCTCTGGGGCCACCAGAGGAAACTGTCGGGGACACCAGGAAGTTAGGGTGGAGAGGCATTTGTCTGGGCAGAGCACATTGCCCACATGAGACAGGAGGCTCCAAGGCCATGGGGTAGGGGAGGAGCCCCAGGGTTCCAGAAGGGGCAGCCAGCTTGAGGGAGCTCAGGCTGGTGGCTCTGGAGGCCTGGGGCAGACGGTGTCCCAGGTGAGTGTACCTGAGAGGAGACGGCTTCTGTATAGCTGCTGAGAGTATCCTCTGAGAACTTGGCCAGCTGTGCAGAGAAGAGGGCGCCAGCTCAGGGAGGCACCCTCACATAGGCCTCCAAGATGCAAGGGTGGGTGCCCCACCCCCGCAAGGCTCCTGACGCCTTTGGTTTAAGGACACCTGGGCAGTCCCCGAACCCCCGCATCTGAATGCCAGGATGGATGCTTGCCTgcctcccagggcctggcctgggagCCCTTCCACATGGAGAGTTGCCCAGGGCTTGCTCCTGTACTGGGCCCAGAGTGGCGCTGGACCTCTGTACCTGTTCACTGGGGCACAGCCAACACCTTCTTTTTGCtcctgatttttgttctttttgtactGTCCCCAAGATGCCTTGGAAGAACCTACCAGGGAGCTGGGAGAGGCCTTGCTCATCTGGGCCAGGACTCGAGCTTCTCCACAGGCGGTTGCCAGAACCCAGAGGACTGGAAAGAGCAGGGGAAGGATGGGCAGGACGCCATTCACCTGAGAAAGCACAAACCACACTGAAGGCACCCAAAGAGCTGCTGgcctgggaagagggagggacagaagggctTCCCCAGCCCTAAAGCCATCCCCTTAATAGAATGGGACAACTTTCCAgaatgggaagagaagggaagcaagCATTCCTAAGCTGGAGCTGGAGGGACCCCTGGGCTACAGACAGGGAGGGACAGCCAGGGCATCATGAGGGGACCCAGCCTCCAAGGAAAGAGCaaagcacagcagagggagaagggcgGAGGTTACCTGTAGCTGGAGGAGGGTGTACTGCCAGGATGTGACGCCAGGGGCATTCAGCATGAAGCGCAGGGCATTGGTGATAAGGAAGCCAGCCTTTGGGAACAGCAGAAGTGCAGCCCTATTAGCTCCCCACCCAGAGAAGGACCTAGGCTCTAAggctccctttcctctgcccactcacacccaccccccaaccccagcactGGCCATCTCACTCTGGACCACCCCCATCTTCCCTCACACGCTCACCTGAATCTGGCCCTGAGGCTCCCCCATTTCCtggccctctcccctgccccgcGAGGCCCGCCTCACGCACCAGGACCACAGGCACGGCGTAGTGCAACATCACCGACTGCACCGTGAACCTCTCGTTGTCCAGGGCAGTGACTGGGCGGGACAGGGCCATGTCCAGGCACCATCTGCAGAAAGGGGTGACCCTTTAGTTGGGCAAGCTCTTAGCGGGGGAGGCCAGAAACACGCACGTGCACTGGGCATCGCTGAGTCAGGCAATCTCTCCTATTCCCGGCCCCCAGCAAGTGGCCCCTGAGAGAGGGGTCTGGAGCAGCCTCCTGAGCTGTCCCCTCAGAGTTCCCACAGGGAAAGGAACAATCACCCAGTCTAGTAATTTTCATGAGATGCTAAAATGAAGAACCCACAGAGGTGCCTACCCTAAAGGGGCCTCAGTAGAAACCAGGCTATCTCCTTGTCACCCTGCCCTCGGTTCATGGAGGCACTCGGGAAGAGCACCCAGGGGCCAGAAGGAAGGCAGGGCAGCGACCCTACCTGATATTGTCAATCACTGGGGTCTCGAGGACGCGGAACAACCGGTGCTGCTGGGGGTTCTGTGGCCCTTTCTTTACTTCTCCCcggggggaagggggtggagaaaaaggaggaaacaggTCTCCTGGCTCTAAGACGATGTGTTCATCATCCTACCAGAGagtaaggggaggagggtgagggcaATGAACAGGTTCAATCGGAAGCCACTCTCTCTTGACAATTCCAGCCAACTGGGGACATCTCATTGGGTTTGAGACCATCAGTTAGCACAGAGTCAGCTGGTGGggtgcagggtgggagggggttgCTGTGGAACTAGATTCCTAGCAGCTTAAAggtcagagaaaagaaagaacaggacaaggagAAAGACATTCCAGATCTTCTCCATTCTTCCAGAGCTCTGGCCAAGGAGCCTGTGTGCTGGCCAGGAAGCTTCAGGATTTAGCCCTGGGACCCTCCCCCATTGCCTGTAGATGCTCCCACAGCATTTTCAGGGAAGGAGAAAAGCCTCGAGCTACCTTGATCCCCCTCAGAGAGGCAAATGATTCCTGGCCAGGCCTCAGGGCTATGATGTCTCCTTCTACTAACAGGCTAACTGGCAGGTTGACCAGATGTCCATCTCTGTAGGCCCAGTGCAGAGACCAGGATGGCGCAAAGGGCATGTGGAGGTCTGGGTACATGGCGTCGGGCCACTTGATCTCCTTGCCATCCCTGAGTGCATctgaggagaagggaaaaaaggaaaccatctCACCCACAGCTCCACACATCAGCCATGCAGCACACACCATGAAGCTCTGtgtgctttccttccttccccagaagGCTTGCAGCAACCCGCACCATTCATCCCAACACCACCCCTCTCTCAAGGTCACCTCCCTGTGAAGCCTTCCCCACCGGGCCAGCCCAGGCACCGCTACCTCCTCTGAACACCTGAAGCTCATATTCTTTGTACCCTCATTCCATTCAAACACATTTCACAAGCGCTGCTGAGGGCTTTGAGGGGGTGCAAAGGTCAAAGGTAAAGATGATACAACCCCTGCCCTCGAGGAGCCGCAACCGAAAAGAGAGATGTATGTGGGCAGATAATACACATCAAGGCAAACACATGCTCAGAGCGTTAGGAAAGAGCCCGGAGCTGCAGGAGATAGCTGATGCGATCAGAGGCGGCTTCGAGGGGAAAGGGAGCACTTAGGATGGGTCTTGAAGGATGGGCAGGATCCGACAGCTGGagctgagggagggagaagcacgccAGATGGGGACAGCAGGGCAAAGGCACAGAAGCAGGGAAGTCTGTGCAGTGGCTTTAGCACCAGGGAGGAGTTTTGGGGTGAGGATGATGGCAAGAGAACAATCTGGagagggaggctggaggctgaTTCAGAGGTTCTGGGCTGCTTTGATGAGCAAGAGGGAGCCATTGATGGTTACGAGCAAGAGACTAGGCTCTCGGAAAGCAGGGCCCATCTTTCTTGGTCACTGTTATACTTTCCCATGCCTGGCACGTGGCTACAACTAACTGATCGTTTCAGAATGAAGCAACCCCTTCTCACCCTAGCTGCCCGGTCGGGTTAGAGAAAGGTCTCAGACACTGAGTGTTTCTCTTATGAGACCACAGGCCCTTGGAAAGCAGGAGCCACCATCTCTCAGAAGAGCCTATTTTTCCCAATCCATAGCTGGGGCTTAATAAccaccacctgaaccaaaggacAAGCAGAAATCTGACTGAGCAACTCCCTTCTTCAGGAACACAGCTGCTCCGTTGGGGCTCCCGGTTCCGGGCACCCAACCCTGACTCTTGTGGGTTTTAGACTTCTCTGGCCCATCTTCCTACCTGCTGGCCCCACACCACCAGACAGGACAGCCTTGGAAGAGAAAATCTCAACTGTCCTCCTGCCGAGAGAAGGTCTTCTCTGTTAGCCTCCCATCATTAGTGAGCCTGCAAGCTGACCAGGCCTCCGTCAGCCACCCTGCATGCCACACTCGGGCCACTGGCTGCATAGGCCTAGCTGTCCCTGCTCTCACTGTCCTTGCTCAAAAGAGGGCAGGGCAGCCTCCTAATGCTCTTGGTGCCAAGAGCCCCCAGAACACTGACCATTGGCAACGCCATtgtgctgggctccaggctgggactCAGGAGGAGAGCTTGTAGGGCTGACACACATCATAGGGTACCTTTTCCCACCCACCATGCTTGGCCCTTGGCCTCACCTTGGATTTGGTCAATGATCCCTCGGAGCCTCCGCTCTACCTCCTTACGCTTCAGCCGATCTTGCCGCCCAATGAGGAGGAGGTTGAGAAGCAGCAAGAGGAACAGTGCTGAGGCATTCACCAGCTCCACCCCATGGCTGGTGGAAAGAGGTGTGGGGGTAGTAGCAGGGAGAGGGGCTCCCCGACCCAGCTGACCAGAGGCACCCCACCCCAGTCCCTTTTGAGAAGAGTGTCTTGCTTGGGTGCTGATGGCAGCCAGCAGGGAACTGAGAACCCCTCACCACTCAGGAACCCactgtgactgtgtgtgtgtgtggggggggtcagTCCCCGTGGGGCGTTCCCAGgcgggaggctgaggcaggaggggtGGACCAGCACCCCCAGGatgagaggcaggaggaaggttACCTGCCTGCTGGCTGGCTCCCATGACAgccaagcagcagcagcacagccaGCAGCATGAGTGAGGCTCCAGGCCAGTGGAAGCAGGAGCAGCGGTTACTGTGGTGCAGGAAGCTGCTTCTCCACAGCTCCTGCGGAGGGGCAGTGGGGAGTGAGGGGCCCGTGGAAGGAGCTGGGAGGCAGCATCCTGCTGGAATCTGGCCGCCTTCCTCCCACACCCgcctggcctggcccagggctgccTCTGTCTTTTCGCTTTGCTCTCGGCTGGGGTCCAGCTGCTTGGGCTCCTGCAGCAAGTGGGGCCAGGACATCActccccaggcagccccagctTCCTTCTGATTTTTATAGGGAAGCTTCAGTGGGGTCACACCACGCAGCATGAGCACAGCTTCCGGGCCTGTGCTTGGGCCTCCCACGTCTGTCTGCCCATCCCACCCTGGCTCTGGCTTCCTGGGGAAGAAGCTTCACCTTCCATGTGAGACATTTCTTCCGCTCCTTCAGGTGTCCCTCCAGCACCGCCTCCAGCTGCTCCTTCAGGATGCTGAGGGCCTTCTGGGTAGACAGGCCCAAGGCCAAGGGTGGCTCGCCCTGGGGGGAAGCAGGGGGCACTCAGCATCGCCCTGGAGGCCCCAGGTCACTGCACAGAGAGGCCCTCTGTTGCAGGCCAGGTCATGGCCTTGTCATCCCACCCCATGAAACCTCCCCTACTCTTCCTCCACCAGCCCCAACCTCGACCCTC
This window contains:
- the TMEM94 gene encoding transmembrane protein 94 isoform X3; the encoded protein is MGLDPRTPGSQPDLKGEPPLALGLSTQKALSILKEQLEAVLEGHLKERKKCLTWKELWRSSFLHHSNRCSCFHWPGASLMLLAVLLLLGCHGSQPAGSHGVELVNASALFLLLLLNLLLIGRQDRLKRKEVERRLRGIIDQIQDALRDGKEIKWPDAMYPDLHMPFAPSWSLHWAYRDGHLVNLPVSLLVEGDIIALRPGQESFASLRGIKDDEHIVLEPGDLFPPFSPPPSPRGEVKKGPQNPQQHRLFRVLETPVIDNIRWCLDMALSRPVTALDNERFTVQSVMLHYAVPVVLAGFLITNALRFMLNAPGVTSWQYTLLQLQVNGVLPILPLLFPVLWVLATACGEARVLAQMSKASPSSLLAKFSEDTLSSYTEAVSSQEMLRCIWGHFLRVIQGTSPTLSHSSSLLHSLGSVTVLCCVDKQGILSWPNPSPETVLFFSGKVEPPHSSHEDLTDDLSTRSFCHPEVEEEPHERDALLAGSLNTTLHLSNEQERGDWPGDGPKPPEFYSHHKAHGRNKHPSGSNVSFSRDTEGGEEEPGKPGLEGEPYEAEDFVCDYHLEMLSLSQDQQNPSCIQFDDSNWQLHLTSLKPLGLNVLLNLCNASVTERLCRFSDHLCNIALQESHSAVLPVHVPWGLCELARLIGFTPGAKELFKQENHLALYRLPSAEMVKETSLGRLSCVTKRRPPLSHMISLFIKDTTTSTEQMLSHGTADVVLEACTDFWDGADIYPLSGSDRKKVLDFYQRACLSGYCSAFAYKPMSCALSSQLNGKCIELVQAPGQSSIFTMCELPSTIPLKLSTRRNSWSSDEGIGEVLEKEDCMQALSGQIFMGMVSSQYQARLDIVRLIDGLVNACIRFVYFSLEDELKSKVFAEKMGLETGWNCHISLTPNGDMPGSEIPPSSPSHAGSLHDDLNQVSRDDAEGLLLMEEEGHSDLISFQPTDSDLPSFLEDCNRAKLPRGIHQVRPHLQNIDNVPLLVPLFTDCTPETMCEMIKIMQEYGEVTCCLGSSANLRNSCLFLQSDISIALDPLYPSRCSWETFGYATSTSMAQASDGLSPLQLSGQLNSLPCSLTFRQEETISIIRLIEQARHATYGIRKCFLFLLQCQLTLVVIQFLSCLVQLPPLLSTTDILWLSCFCYPLLSISLLGKPPHSSIMSMATGKNLQSIPKKTQHYFLLCFLLKFSLTISSCLICFGFTLQSFCDSSRARNLTNCSSIMLPSHADTAPAWFDDFANGLLTAQKLTAALIVLHTVFISITHVHRTKPLWRKSPLTNLWWAMTVPVVLLGQVVQTAVDLQLWTHRDSQVHFGLEDVPLLTWLLGCLSLVLVVVTNEIVKLHEIRVRVRYQKRQKLQFETKLGMNSPF